Below is a genomic region from Anoplolepis gracilipes chromosome 1, ASM4749672v1, whole genome shotgun sequence.
ggaaaaaataaaggGCATGAAGCAATGAAGGGCcccatttttttattccatagAAACGATGCGTTAACGTTTTTTTGTTCATATGCACTgcgtacatataaaatacctATAAATGCCTCTAATTTATCTCGAGATAAACTCCATTCTTTTCCTAGAACTCTTTGGGCTTCCATTTCCgtgcattttataatgtatttcataatattattgtcaaatagtaaataaaatgcgGTGCTCACTTTGCCCATCATAATGTTTCGTTTGGCGTGTCCAGTTGGACCAGATACATCTTTGAAAATGGTATGAAGAGGTAGTCTGCCAGGAGAGGAACTTGTTTCGATCTTTTTCCAAACTGTTCCATCAATagcaatttcaatattttgccGTTCATTGCTTTCTTCACTATCGTCTTCAGAATCCGTCAATAATCTCATTCTCTTTCGTCCTCTACTTGCATTCAAATTATCTTCCTCTTCATTAGTGCTTGACGAGTAATTTTCATAATCGCTATCCAATTCGTGGTCACTTTCGAAAGAATCATTCAACTCATCTTCACTTTCAGATTGTAAGCATTCATCAATTTCAGAGCATTCttcacttatattatttattttttgcaataactCCTTCTTTCTTGAAATTCGGGACATCCTTTTTATTTccaattagaaataaaaaaataaataaggttTGATttggttaggttaggttatttacgttttttcgtaaaaaaaaaagaataaaaaatagaaataattaacagtATTACAAACAGTTTTACTACTTACATACCTGCAATGCTAATTTCAACAATgtgtttttcaaatttttcacgaatgaaaacaaaattcaCGTGTATTGAACTCACTACCAGAATTGGAGAATAAAAAgcgttattcaatttttttagaactaGTCACAAAATGCAACATCGCGGAAAACAGGCAAATATCAAAGTTATGCAGCAACTCCTGTATTTTCCGTTACAACTGAAATCGGGATTCTCTAATctgattataattgatatgatGCTACAAAATGGtgttgatatttatatgtaaaattgttttaaattagacaCTGTTATGAAATTCTTAAGGTGTCAAAAGACACCACATGGTAGAAATAGGTATACCATATGCACATTTTTAGATTCAGGATGAGCTGGAGGAAAATGATATCGCTCAATTAATTCAACAACTGTTATACGAAaagtcaaaaaattaattgtggaGAAATGATTAAACTTAGAGAATAATTTcaagttaaaatttgaaaggtGTCTTTTGACACCTCTTGGTAGAAATAATGTTAATGACATAATACGCAACGTATTACACGAAATAAAGCATagatgtgtaatatatatatatatatatatatatataatatatgtatatatttgcatattttgcaCACAACACAAACGAATAAAATcaggtaaaaataatatattcatataactAATCTATTTTTCTAAGGTCTAAATAAAGACCGAAacgtttgtataataaaaatttcttaatttgaaatttttgttttcttttttttgcgcaCCTATACCGCTCGGCTCCTAAAGccctttcattttatttttaatctttaattggAGAGTCTTTAGTCTTTATTccattaatgtatatataacaaaagtaaCATATGTAAGTATGTTtacatattgcaaaaattaaaatagtgctgtgatgcataaaataaaaatagagattattTTACCTCTGCAGGCATAAGCGTGTATATACTGTTTTTAGCAATAAAACTACAAAGTCATACCATCCGAGATGACATTTGCGGAAGTCAACTCAATCAGTGTGTTAAAAATagtgcaaagaaaaatatagattgattatatgaatatataatttttacatgctAAATTTATTCGTTCGTGTTGTTGtgcaaaatatgcaaatatatatacatatatatatattcatataatcatttaaatttagatataaatatctaataacgGAAAGTTGTCTTTTCAGTTCGTAGTTAGCAATGTAAAGAAGTGTATTGAATATTGTGCTTTCGTGAACATAAGTATTTATTGTTGagttatattacttttttgtcTTATTCTTGTCATTCATTGCTTTGggattattgaaattataaaaattcgttaaatcattattatgcatataccTATAATGCAACATCGTAATGTACGGAAAACCGAAATGAAATGGAACAAGAATTAATTTGCTAattacgcacgcacgcacgcacgcacgcacacatacacacatatatatttaaaaaaataaatcaatactttagtcttaaaaaatttattacattaataataaaaaacaaatatttaattctgctatcgttattcattttttgtcatttttcatattattctcttgttctgtatttataaaaaatcatttttttggcAATGAAATGTTATGATTGATAGTTGTCAATGAATTTTTTGTAAGCATCTATaccaacaataaaattattttttgtttataaaattattttctggttacttcaaattttagaatttctatttcaatatCTTATACTGTAGTTTTTCTCTATCATCACAacatacacaaaatacaaaattattattttgttttaatggcttaatttattttgctttattatatttttgtcaagaGAAAGTAAGAGATGACATTACTATcataaaaaaacagttttattaattgtgaactttaatcttttttatatataataaaagttcaagatatatattaaaattttaatatttcagaatgCTGCAGTTTAATCCATACAAcgtaatacttttactttctGCATCTTTTACTGATTTGATTTATCAACTCCGATAACTCTACAGGAAAGAgaagtgaaagaaaaaattgaacgtatgctattagaaataaaagatgaagAACAACTTCAACTAGAAGtggaaaaaaacattagattTTTACGATGAATATGAGATTCCAGAAGcggaaaaaattgattttttagagacaaaaatgaagagaaaatcTATCTCCTAGAAGAAGTTATTTGTAGTTCTGTTGAAACAACAATATCGAATGACTATAAAAGACAAGCTGTGGAATACTGGAGGAGTGGTAAAACAAGACCAAGATCACTTGAaggaattaaacaaaaatttaaaaaagttacatcGATACGACCACTACGACGATGAAAAAACCAAATCATTCAAGGTGATAGCAggttggaaaaatttttaaaaatttctgaatacacattaaatcattttaataaagcacttgaaagaaaaatcatcattCATGATATGACATCGCTCGATAGGCTTTTCAAgcacaagaaaaagaaaatgtgccAGGATTCAAAGCCTCCGAAACATGGATAAACAGATTCAAAAAGGTACATAATATTGTGTCTcagaaaataacaaaatttgtaataaaaaaatctgtgcTATCAAAAACAGACTTGGAAAATAAATGcgatacatttattacaaatgtaaaatattatattaatcgatataaagtggaaaatatttataatttggatCAAAGTGGATTTCAGTTAGAATTTCATTCTGGTCGTACTTTAGCTGAAAAAGGTATAAAAAAGGTAGAATATGTAGTACAGTCTGTATCATCAACCACGCATAGCTATACAATTCAACCGACTATTTCGGCTGATGGCAGATTATTATCACctctttttatagttttaaaagaaattacaggAACGTTTGGTCCAAGAATACAGGAAACATTATTCAAGGAACCTAATATCTTTGTTCTGGCTTCAAAACATCAGACAAATTAACATCGAATCATGTAAAAACTTGGTtaaagaaagtattttttccGAATGACGGGCCACAATcggtattattattagattcatGGAGTGGACATTGTCCTAACATAATTGCAGAAACTAAACCAGATTCTGCAACAGATATTGTTTTCTTAACTATTCCCGCCGGTACAACGGGAAAAATGCAGCCATTAGACGTATACGGATTTCGGTTGTGGaagaactttattaaatacttttttgatACCGTTATGTTGTTAGATCTTGTTTTGGATCTTCATGcaagaaataatatcttaaaattacaatcattaaCAGACTATCAGTTTTCGTCGCccagatttcaaaatttatttaatatgcgtGGTTTCAAAGTGGATACATACAGAATAGACCAACAGAGTTTGAAACACcagtaaaattttgttttaaaaaaaattctaaagtaaaatgcaatatttgtGGCGAAACAGCAATAATAACTTGTTCTTGGTGTAAAAAATCGCTTTGCCtaacacattttttctatGAACATCATCTTTGTAATGAATATATGCTATAAATgtaagacatatatatttatgaacaaattctgtactaatttctttaaaaaagatgtgtttttaaattattgatgaatACTGTTAAGGTTTTTGGCAGTTTTCCTTACCTATGCAACAAATGTTGGTATTCTTTTAGTTCtgcctaataaaaaattcttattcatatgaaattacgtttgtaacaatttcaacctctttttcttcttcctttctttcttctttttttgatattttaactttttttctattccttcttttatttttattttatagtattttttaatcaataaactcattaaattaaattatatatattaaaatatatttaataattatataaatttatatttacaattatatatgcaaatgtgaaatataatattactatttcttttattctttaatttatcttctaATATGTTGCGTATTATGTCATTAAGATTAATCTAGTTTTATGTTCCAATATAtgcacaatataaatatatacacaagagGCTTTTATTGAATGTGTCGCAACTAAAGAAATAACGCAACACAACTTATAGCGCAGCGCCTATAGCACGAAGTTATcttgttttctcaaaattgattcgtggaacccacatattattatacatggatAAATTTGACTTTCgatactctttaatttttgcttttaaaaatttttttaaatttttcaaaataagagGTGGGGGTgggataaattaaaaaatttgacatttttgaaaaatacaattatattattgtaaagagtacaaaataccataaaactttcgtataaaacattttttcatatgtcctataatttcaaagatattcgctaaaaacgaaaaatttgttattcttCGAGGGATTGTTTCAACCTCTAAACGTTGAAATACgtcgctaaaaaaaatatgggtctaatattttttatgttctacaacatatccaaagtttattaaaatcggtgaGGGACACTTCCGACAGTTTCCTtgtcaatatattttgcatgtaCTGTGTGTGTTTTTCCTACCACTTTTAGGAAACTCGTCCAGAAACAAAAGAGACCTTTCTACATATTGTTGCTGTTGGTCCTGGTTCTTCGCTTCTCCTATGAACCCACATCATAAAAGCAATAGCTTGCATGCTTACAACCatctaaaatagatatttttttaattacttgtgTCTATTTAATTAGTTGTATCTAAggatcaattaatttttacttctaTATCAATTAGACAATGTACGAATTTCTATGTACCTAAATTTGTTTACTATCACCACTTAATTCTGTTTTATCGGCCACTAGATGTTTTGTGAATTGCGCCTACGAGCGCTTTAATGTTAGCGCAAAGAGGAGTTACATGAGCGCCCTCGCTTGCGTGGGAAAAGGGTGAAAACAGTCAGACTCGTGCGGAACTCGAGACAGTAAACAGCTCTGTAtggattattaatttaaataaacagttTGAGTTTTGTTCAGTTATTGCAAATTGActaaaggaattttttttatcgtcaaattcttaacaaacaaaattaaacaaaaaatactttaattaaaattaaatacacatatatgtacattttaaaatatataccctgtatatattttttaattttttatataaaaagatatatattacactttttattaaagaaacaaataaatactattatattaccaGCAGAAGCTGCACAATCATGACAAACAgcttctttaattttctccGCCTCTTCATCTATCTTAAGATGAACTATGTATGGTTTATTGCGAATTTTATGTTTAGGACATATTCTTCCTTGAacaatacatattatgtagCAAATAAACACAactcaaattttataagaatcttttatattttaaattgtacaacgtccatctattttttattttttttttgtttctatgtACCGCCTTGTTTTATTTCACACCGCCGTGTTATACCCGCTCGACCAACTTCGCGCGCTACAATTCGGCCATTCTGATAAATGTTTGACCTCTCAAACTCAaggtataaattaatagaacaatggcaaataaaattaaaatatacttaaacatatcaagaaaatcttaataaaattattacaggttgaatttaaaatataaacatataataataataatgaccgaaataatataattaatattttataatattaatttttataatatatcaaaactGTAATtgatttaagtaatttaagtatttttttctgctaTCCATGGGCGCATGTTACTGACATCCCATGTACCAATATACAGTCGTTGAGTTTTGACACCCCGAAGGAtctgaaataatatatctattatttcgcaatatttttgaagTTTTATACGGACCACAGAATTGCGGAAtcaatatcttattaaaaccAGGTGTGCAATCGAAATTTCGAATCATCACTAAGTCACCCTCTTCATATTTTCTGGGTGCTTTATGTCGACGGTCATAATCTTTCTTTTGACGCTGTTGTGAAAGACAAATACGAATAACGGTTTGATCTCGAATAGTATCAAGATTTCTAGAGATTTGAGAATCCGCAGTAATTTCTAAAAGATCCTTAAGGTTATCTGTACAAGGACCACGTTGATCGATACCAAAAACTAACTGACTAGGGCTTTTCCCCGTAGACCGATTTAcagtattattaattgcatattctACTTcaggtaatattttataccacTGTCGGTTTTCTTTATCCGATAATTTAGCTAAACAGGGagttataattctattaatacgTTCAGCCTGATCATTAGCTTGAGGTGATCCTACTGCAATCTTTATATGTCGTATATCCTTTTCTTTTAGGGAATCTTCAAAATCTTGTGAGGTGAAAGCACTACCACAAtcagaaataattacttttggTTTATTATAACTTTGGAAAAACTGTTGCAAACAACAAATagtcttttttgtatttgtggTCTTAGTGGCAAATAATCTAACAAATTTAGAGAAAGCAtccacaattaataaaatatattttttaaataacatttgatTATCCACTGGCCCAAAATGATCAATatgtattgtttaaaatggAAGATTTCCTTTCGGAATTGGATGTAAATATCCTTCAAGTTTACCAGATATAGGCGAAAATGATATACACTTTAAACAATATTGTACATGTTTTTCACATTTCTCGCGAATTTGAGGAAACTAATACGTACATCGAATAACTTCGATCATTTTATCAGGTCCAACATGACCCATTTCATTATGATAACGAAACAAAACATGTTTTTCCATTTGTTCAGgtacaagaaataaaagatttgcACCATGCTTTTTATAAACTAATCCATTATGTAATTCATATTGATGATCGTCTGCCGATTCGAGtttctttacaatattttgaattttagaaTCTTGACTCTGTAGAACAACAAGATTCCACTCAAATGGATTATCGTCAATTACCAAAATTCCAAACGACCTGCTCAATGCGTCAACATGAATCATTTTAGAGCCCGATCTATGAATTACTTTAAGATCATAGTTTTGGAGTTCGAGACACCATCTTGCTATACGTGCATTAAGATCACGTTTTTCTAGTGTTCGAGTGACCGCACTACAATctgaaataattacaaaaggtATGTCTTGTAAATAAATGCGAAATCTACGTAAAGCATACACAATAGCTAAAGTTTCCAACTCAAAACTATGATATCGTGTTTCAGCTTCAGTAGTTCTtcgactaaaataaaatacgggATGCATTTTATTGTCATTCTGCTTTTGCATCAGAATTGCTCCGAACATGAATACTTGCATCACAGTGTAATTCCGTAGTTTTTGGATTATATACAGCTAAAATTGGCACTtctactaatttattttttaacattacaaATGCGTTTCGTTCACATTCTCCAAATttaaacgtaatatttttttagaaggtGATATAATGGTCGcgcaataatagaaaaatctttaataaaccTTCGAAAATATGAAGCTAATCCAACAAAAGAATGGACTTCTTTAATTGTCTTGGGTTCAGGGAAATTCTGTACTGCTATAACACCCCTATCTGTAGGTTGTATTCCCTCCTTCGATACCTTATAACCTAAATATCCCATCTCCGTGGGAATATTTAGGTACTTGTTTCAATAAATTCTTCCTTCTGCACGCACACAGCAGTACTAATATGCACACAGCAATATTCGTCTCGTACGCACACAGCAGTACTAGATTCTTATACCCCACTTCTGAATTTGTAGCAAATAAACACaactcaaattttataaaaaatcttttatattttaaattgtacaacgtccatctatttttttttatttttttttttttgtttctatgtAACACCGCCTTGTTTTATTTCACACCGCCGTGTTATACCCGCTCGACCAACTTTGCGCGCTACAATTGGACCTTCTCGTTTTAGTTCCACATATCCTATAACATTATCTCCATATTCTTCACGCTTTGATCTAAtgcaaacaaattttattaatttatatttgtatgttttgACATTTCTGTCGTTAtaaatgctttattattacatgttttAAAGATTTAGTGTGTCAATATTTccagattatttaatttagtagttaatatatattttttacaaacagtaatttaatgttttattaatacacacatatcCCAGCAAAcacagaatataattattatatacctGAAGATAACATGCAATATAACAGAagttatatgttattaatattgatgttacataattttttttgtaactgaAATATAACTGTGTTTTAAAACAGTTATATTTGTTTGCTATTTACTGGTGATAACAGTATAATAGcaatataactaaaatattacatgttatataaCAAGTGTTACATTagtattactttaatattgtataacatgtaatatgtgtgcgcgcgtcatatatttttggcGTGCAACAAATATCGCGTCGCGCATGTGTGAACAGTGACTTACCATATTTACTGAGTCTTTTCCGCCTTTGGTCCTTTACGAAAGAACGCGAAGAACGACATTCATCGTTATATCAAAGGTaatccttattttttttaataaataaccagtacatatatgtagaacACACGtacaacattaaattaattaaaatttttgtattcttttttactcATATTGTTTTGATATCTTGATAAACTGCCATTTGAAAAATCTAGGTTATTTTCCAAGAACGGTTACGTTGCaacgtaaattttttatttagttctaaattttattacatattaaaatttatgagttagcatttgtacattttttgctgatttttatacattataagctttaaaatgtattaagaaaaatatttcatctcaTTTCATGCGTGAACTGCTACCGGTTAATCAGCACTTGTTAATATATCTCATcgataaactataattaaatgtattaaataagagaaaatacactctcatatttgttatttgattaaaaataaagcattaaacaatttatagaaatagcagtcaatgttttatatctaatttggTTTAGAGATGCATTATAGCTtctattaatgttataaaaataaatatttataacattcatatttataacatatatttatgttataaatagacatcatatattcaaaatcataaattataattgtttgtaagtattattattatatatgtacgtaattGAAATGTCTCGTTGCAGGATTCCTCAGATCTCAAATTGAAGCAAAGGCAAGGACTTGAAGCAAATAGGATATTGAAGCAAAAGTTGCCTCGACAGTTTGACATTGAGAATTACATGTAAGTAATaacatatcaaataatatctataagaaaaagagagagaaacgaaatATACATTctagaaatatacattaattcttgaaattatctctttttcccATTAAAATTcactttatttgtattattattgtaaatatcaaattcatctaaaatttttttccaaatttatgataaaagaaagtaatattgaaataaaatttaaatttaagtttaaattagTACAATGATCTATTAGtatgataatatttcaattagtTACGATAATATTACAgtctataaatattgatattttctatctctttctctcttgttgtcattttttctattataattaactctaataattgaaaaaatgatgtatgaaataataacatatgaattatgtaaaaatcatGCATTTACTagaaatagtttattatattaaataatacttttttgcaCACTTATACTTATATCGTAAATTtgcttttaaatatcaaaatatgtaatttattcttaaCTTTTGtgtaatatctttaaaatactcaatattaattcaatattaattgactcatgttgaaataaattcttgagatttaaatttgtataaaaatattaattattttttaaatgtatatttagtatttttatatgcaaaacgATCTGATgatgtcattaaaaattaatcgcataaattaatttaaataaatatagatacaaaGACATagggaatttatttttagcaagGGTCAATCACTGTTTAACATAATATCTACTGAGTGAGACATTGATATTTTCTCTCACAATGAACACTATATTACATAGTTTACTAGAAAAACTCTTATAGATTGACGCTagcatattttcaaaatattattccagATTGTTTTCTTATAACTTTAAGATTTTTTCATTccatttattctattaattatctgtagaaaaaaaattcagagtATAATGTGCAGCATTTTATTGTatcatattctttatatattttagtaatatatatatatatatatatatatatatgcttgtTCAGGTTCAGATATAACATATACTACGTCCAACATGCCTAAAGATATTCGGTATTTATCGAAAAGGCGAAAGAATCAAATTATCAATCGAGATTTAAATAGTTgtgaaaataacattttatttgaattcacTTTACCAATTTTATCATCTAGTATAATAGAACAAgcggaaaatattaatgtaaattctgataaaatttcttgtaGAAATAGTATATCATTTGAACATagaaatttgaatattgaaGATATACATCAATCGGAGGAATTATCAATAGGGTCGCAGTTTGAAAGCAATGAAATATGTCCTGATCCACAAGATAATATATCTGAAAACAATGAAATATGTCCTCCTGATCTACAAGATAATATATCTTTGGCAGATTTTTTCAAGTGTAACAATGAACAAAGCTTACAAGAAGACTTGCAGAagttaattatagaatatagagTATGCCTCACAGTATTGCTATTGAGCtatttcgaatattaaaaaaacatgggCACACAGAATTGCCTAGTGATGTTACGAGTTTTATTTAAGTCACCACGTAACGTATCCGTAAAATGTTTGAGTAAAGGTCGTTATGTACATTTTGGTCTTATTTCTGCTTTGAAACGGTCCATAGAGAGttattccaaatttattaagacaagtgaaattaaaatcaatgtaGGTTTACTAATTTCTAAGAGTTCTAGTAGTCAATTTTGGTCTATCATGGCCTCGATTGAAGGTATTAGTATTCATACATTACCATTTATAATCGATATGTATCATGGCAGGTGCAAACCGAGCGATGCAAATGAGTTTCTTACTAGTTTTGTTAATGAATTTATGTTCCTCTCTGAAAATGGCATAATTGtatgtaataagaaatataaagtgagtattaatgcaatattatgtGATGCTCCAGCAAAATCATTTGTTACCTATACGAAAGGACATACAGGATATTTTTCATGTTCAAAATGCATACAAG
It encodes:
- the LOC140672259 gene encoding uncharacterized protein, which translates into the protein MSRISRKKELLQKINNISEECSEIDECLQSESEDELNDSFESDHELDSDYENYSSSTNEEEDNLNASRGRKRMRLLTDSEDDSEESNERQNIEIAIDGTVWKKIETSSSPGRLPLHTIFKDVSGPTGHAKRNIMMGKCI